The following proteins are encoded in a genomic region of Drosophila willistoni isolate 14030-0811.24 chromosome 3R, UCI_dwil_1.1, whole genome shotgun sequence:
- the LOC124462138 gene encoding homeobox protein prospero produces MRSHVAVYGVPDNLGKNCIAGLGAAGPYARYPTAPISWTSAGASTTPQATCYNVQHHGPPTPTPIQWPGPTNYGLNMPSPMVNQQRINECAGIPLISNASSHLSQRQRLLRKLTKPFPSGPPQSVVPPTWPPPPPPTTTTSNATATATMVSAAVSQLSGMPLLQQTAGANHKPHPHHCWPAYQGQPPSGNFKQSRALRYQNSAPAVLPTQTQQQQQQQQHNEKLIMSQGGGQVDQDQTCLPRIIKPRKRRKKDRKPANCVLIKLDTDQLHNQHHLHHHHHQQQQQQQQQQQQQFHQHQQQSQMLRQNFVTSAAGSIFNHSLGRSQVLPTINGNGSHSWQHDHSHGVCFCRDCDPLRSLWVYPLRRSLSDASYSEKDSREGSSSSSSVASTHSDSSCDSISQEPTEEFAPITGHSKRAEIVGVIGSQRSQMGQTHNHQHHQHEGVGRATVTGPTQCLSDDSGYGDILSGINIANDLFKNCFRQRQTATSVDSGDGGVANAESLLNESINEISRKLIETCSVSNELNGGSGGGGGGSGSDSGLDSASSYNCDSTTGLVFNFEHLNLTDAATPTSLDFSVDCNNNKNYSDSNEGGKGATAYQQQSQQQQQQQFYNNCFDLLWHGNHDDSQLAAAKLSQDDDDDNNNNNNKTTTPTKLILGTSMGKLKPAFSTIS; encoded by the coding sequence CATAGCTGGACTAGGAGCAGCAGGACCTTATGCTAGATATCCAACAGCTCCTATAAGCTGGACCTCCGCCGGCGCCTCAACAACGCCTCAAGCGACCTGCTATAATGTACAACATCATGGACCACCAACCCCCACTCCCATACAATGGCCTGGTCCAACCAACTATGGTCTTAATATGCCCAGTCCTATGGTCAACCAGCAGAGGATTAACGAATGTGCTGGCATTCCTCTAATATCAAATGCATCATCTCATCTATCTCAACGTCAGCGTTTACTGCGAAAATTAACCAAGCCTTTTCCGTCCGGACCACCGCAATCGGTGGTGCCACCAACATGGCCGCCACCGCCTcccccaacaacaacaacatcaaatgcaactgcaactgcaacaatgGTGTCTGCTGCTGTATCCCAATTATCTGGGATGCCTTTGCTACAACAAACCGCCGGTGCTAATCATAAACCACATCCTCATCATTGTTGGCCCGCTTATCAGGGTCAGCCGCCAAGTGGAAACTTTAAGCAATCGCGTGCCCTTCGCTATCAAAATTCTGCCCCAGCTGTGTTGCCCACACAAactcaacagcaacagcagcagcagcagcataatGAGAAGCTAATTATGTCGCAAGGTGGTGGTCAGGTGGATCAGGATCAGACGTGCTTACCACGTATAATAAAACCACGAAAACGCCGCAAAAAAGATCGTAAGCCGGCCAATTGCGTTCTAATTAAGTTGGATACAGATCAGTTGCATAACCAGCATCATcttcaccatcatcatcatcaacagcagcagcagcaacaacaacaacaacaacaacaatttcatcaacatcagcagcaatcACAAATGCTGCGACAAAACTTTGTGACATCCGCCGCCGGTTCGATATTCAATCATTCACTGGGTCGTTCTCAGGTTTTGCCTACTATAAATGGAAACGGCAGCCATTCATGGCAACATGATCATAGCCATGGTGTTTGCTTTTGCCGAGATTGCGATCCCTTACGTTCGCTTTGGGTCTATCCATTGCGTCGATCACTCTCCGATGCCTCGTACAGTGAGAAGGATAGCAGAGAGGGCTCCTCGTCGTCATCTTCTGTGGCGTCTACACATTCGGATAGCTCTTGTGATAGCATATCGCAAGAGCCAACGGAGGAGTTTGCACCCATCACTGGGCATAGCAAACGTGCCGAGATTGTGGGTGTCATTGGCTCACAACGTAGCCAAATGGGTCAGACCCacaatcatcaacatcatcagcaTGAAGGAGTTGGTAGAGCTACGGTGACAGGTCCCACGCAATGTCTTAGCGATGATTCTGGCTATGGAGACATTTTGAGTGGGATTAATATAGCCAACGATTTGTTCAAAAATTGCTTCAGGCAAAGGCAAACGGCAACATCCGTGGATTCTGGCGATGGCGGAGTGGCGAATGCCGAATCATTGTTAAATGAAAGCATCAATGAGATATCAAGGAAACTAATCGAGACCTGCAGTGTTAGTAATGAACTCAATGGTggtagtggtggtggtggaggtggTTCAGGCAGCGATAGCGGTTTGGATAGTGCCAGCAGCTATAATTGCGATTCGACGACGGGTTTGGTCtttaactttgagcatttaaATTTGACGGATGCAGCAACGCCCACATCTTTGGATTTTTCAGTGgattgcaacaacaacaagaactatAGTGACTCCAATGAAGGCGGCAAGGGAGCAACTGCATACCAGCAACAatcgcagcagcagcagcaacagcaatttTATAACAATTGCTTCGACTTGCTGTGGCATGGCAACCACGATGACAGCCAACTGGCAGCTGCCAAACTAAGccaagacgacgacgacgacaataacaacaacaataacaaaacaacCACACCCACAAAACTAATTCTGGGCACCAGCATGGGGAAATTGAAGCCAGCATTTTCCACCATCTCGTGA